One Paenibacillus sp. FSL W8-0186 genomic window carries:
- the kduI gene encoding 5-dehydro-4-deoxy-D-glucuronate isomerase gives MERRYASHPNEVKQFDTDRLRKEFHIPTLFTADKLELVLTHEDRLIIGGAYPVKQDVKLETDLKELGVSFFLERRELGAINVGGPGTIIVDGTEYDLNTKDCLFVGMGSKEVIFRSKDASKPAKFYLNSAPAHKEFPTAKTTLGEADSSALGSIQNSNDRTIHRFIHADGIQSSQLVMGMTQLKTGNMWNTMPAHVHPRRMEAYMYFDLPEDAVVIHLMGEPTETRHIVMRNEEAVISPSWSIHSGVGTSNYTFIWGMAGDNKIYSDMDAVAMKDLR, from the coding sequence ATGGAAAGACGTTATGCATCTCATCCCAATGAAGTAAAGCAGTTCGACACAGACCGGCTTCGGAAGGAATTCCACATCCCGACCCTATTTACGGCCGACAAGCTGGAGCTTGTCCTGACTCATGAGGATCGCCTGATTATCGGCGGCGCTTATCCTGTGAAGCAAGATGTGAAGCTGGAGACCGACCTGAAGGAGCTGGGCGTGTCCTTCTTCCTGGAACGCCGCGAGCTTGGCGCCATCAACGTAGGCGGCCCTGGGACGATTATCGTCGACGGCACAGAGTATGACCTCAATACAAAAGACTGCTTATTTGTTGGAATGGGCTCGAAAGAAGTTATTTTCCGCAGTAAAGATGCCAGCAAACCGGCCAAATTCTATCTGAATTCAGCGCCTGCGCACAAAGAGTTCCCAACCGCGAAGACGACGCTCGGCGAAGCCGACTCCAGCGCTCTTGGCTCAATTCAGAACTCCAACGACCGGACGATCCATCGTTTTATCCATGCGGACGGTATTCAGAGCTCCCAGCTGGTTATGGGTATGACACAGCTTAAAACAGGCAATATGTGGAATACAATGCCAGCGCACGTTCACCCGCGCCGGATGGAAGCTTATATGTACTTCGACCTTCCCGAAGATGCGGTCGTCATCCATCTGATGGGCGAACCGACAGAAACCCGCCATATCGTAATGAGAAACGAAGAGGCAGTCATCTCTCCTAGCTGGTCCATTCATAGCGGTGTGGGAACGAGCAATTATACGTTCATCTGGGGCATGGCTGGCGACAACAAAATCTACAGCGATATGGACGCCGTAGCCATGAAGGATTTAAGATAG
- a CDS encoding sigma-70 family RNA polymerase sigma factor, with product MVEQELIRAAQTGDRDALITLLREIENQVYRTAYYILNDEQDAHDAAQEALIRIYTKIDTYEEKAQFKTWVQRIVTNICIDKFRRKKPTVSIEEHEIVFEGKDNVEREVMSGYIAQDIREAIDQLPEHHRSVVVLRYLQDFSYNEIADSLNLPLNTVKSYLFRARQQLQHLLQDYQKGGVSG from the coding sequence GTGGTGGAGCAGGAACTCATCAGAGCCGCTCAAACGGGCGATCGCGACGCTCTAATCACCCTATTGCGAGAAATAGAAAATCAAGTATACCGCACGGCCTATTATATTTTAAATGATGAACAGGATGCGCATGACGCAGCCCAGGAAGCGCTGATCCGGATTTATACGAAAATCGATACTTATGAGGAAAAGGCCCAATTCAAAACCTGGGTGCAGCGGATTGTGACAAATATCTGCATCGACAAGTTTCGCAGAAAAAAACCAACGGTATCGATCGAAGAGCACGAAATCGTGTTCGAAGGCAAGGATAATGTCGAGCGTGAAGTGATGTCCGGTTATATTGCGCAGGATATCCGCGAAGCGATCGATCAGCTTCCCGAGCATCATCGCTCCGTTGTGGTGCTGCGGTATTTGCAGGACTTTTCGTATAACGAAATCGCTGATAGCTTGAATTTGCCATTGAATACGGTGAAATCGTATTTATTCAGGGCAAGGCAGCAGCTTCAGCATTTACTCCAAGATTATCAGAAAGGTGGTGTATCAGGATGA
- the holA gene encoding DNA polymerase III subunit delta, whose product MDSKTAIKDIKQGRVSPLYVCYGTEKYQINEFIALLEKHVVDEEQRDFAMAAFDLSETPIEAVIEEAETLPFLVPRKLIVVKDASVFTAGRDGGKVEHRLDSLTAYMANPAEHSVLVFVVQGEKLDERKKIVKAIKAAGTVLSFMPMGSGELAAWAVKQAEKRGCTMSREAADALIAASGVQMAALAVELEKLCLYAGSGGVIDESAIAQLVARTTEQNVFTMVECIAGLKLEQALDIFYELLKQREEPIKIAALIARQFRIMLQVKELGRQSYSQQQMASQLGLHPYAVKIAGEQARRFETAKLRQVLSELAQLDHQMKSGGIDKVLGIELFLLRLGA is encoded by the coding sequence ATGGATAGTAAAACGGCGATCAAGGATATAAAACAGGGGCGAGTCTCTCCTTTATATGTATGTTATGGGACGGAAAAATACCAAATCAACGAATTCATCGCCTTGCTTGAGAAGCATGTCGTCGATGAGGAGCAGCGCGATTTTGCTATGGCTGCCTTTGATTTGAGCGAAACGCCGATTGAAGCGGTCATCGAAGAAGCGGAGACTTTGCCGTTTCTGGTACCGCGGAAGCTGATCGTGGTCAAGGACGCTTCTGTATTCACGGCGGGTAGGGACGGGGGCAAGGTGGAGCACAGGCTGGATTCTTTAACAGCATACATGGCGAATCCAGCCGAGCACAGCGTGCTTGTCTTCGTCGTTCAAGGCGAGAAGCTCGATGAGCGCAAGAAGATCGTCAAGGCGATCAAGGCGGCGGGCACGGTGCTCTCGTTTATGCCAATGGGCAGCGGAGAACTGGCGGCATGGGCGGTCAAGCAGGCGGAGAAGCGAGGCTGCACCATGAGCCGGGAGGCGGCTGATGCACTAATCGCCGCCAGCGGCGTGCAAATGGCTGCATTGGCCGTAGAGCTGGAGAAGCTGTGTCTGTATGCGGGGAGCGGCGGCGTTATCGATGAGTCCGCCATAGCGCAGCTGGTAGCGCGTACGACGGAGCAAAACGTATTCACCATGGTGGAATGCATTGCGGGTCTCAAGCTCGAGCAGGCGCTGGACATCTTTTATGAGCTGCTGAAGCAGCGCGAGGAACCAATCAAAATCGCGGCGCTCATTGCCCGGCAATTTCGGATTATGCTGCAGGTAAAAGAACTCGGGCGGCAGAGCTATTCCCAACAGCAAATGGCTTCGCAGCTGGGGCTCCATCCTTATGCGGTGAAAATCGCCGGCGAGCAGGCACGGAGATTTGAGACGGCCAAGCTGCGCCAGGTATTGTCCGAGCTAGCGCAGCTGGATCACCAAATGAAGAGCGGGGGGATCGACAAGGTGCTCGGGATTGAGCTGTTTTTGCTGCGTCTGGGTGCATAA
- a CDS encoding ComEC/Rec2 family competence protein: protein MKEEPRLLRQMGFFFCDEEAGKAWNKSFLERSSMMRHRPLVMAVCSWIAGSALAYLHEGSAFWLFWAGTWLVLPLLGLISRCPWKKLLIYVLMFSLGAAYWSYHDGRNVSRLSEWLAASDLGTAAVSESGQTQVQVRGMLLSPVEVDGDRADFTLRIESVSFTGLQSAVRSEDAGGEKLNVQLRLASIEEAAAASGWRRGQRLELEGTLERPNEARNFGGFDYRKYLRTQRVHWLLKAAGISSVKVEADAKISPSMLLGKVDAARGGLGERIERLFPDWQAGYMKGLLIGLASELEPEKYAQFSQLGLTHILAISGSHVAINVSLIFGVLRLCRVTRESAYRIVFLFIPVYVLITGFSPSVIRSGLMTMIGIYLLRRGILKDGLNVLSAAALLMLLWEPYYMLNVSFQLSFIVTAGLIVFVPLLMPYLRWLPAKAAGAAAITVAAQLVSFPLTIYYFNQFSLLSLAANMLLVPIIGMIALPGGTAALLLSALWLPLGEWIAYPVRLLNTATFIVTEWLNARSGFMTYWKSPSLMWMAIFYAACYLLLYFRHRSRVVRQADLEGSDDTQPLDPLAKQRAWRGRRGGKWLNVAKLRPEHLLQVGLAGLLLVQLYLGYQPMNMKGKGHVQFIDVGQGDCALITTPEGRNILVDGGGTVSFRKPEEAWRNRREPFEVGAKTVVPLLKKRGINRLDAVILTHGDQDHAGGLQAVLEQFPVDALLINGSLSDSSTIAKLMDTALHKGMPIYAARQGMGLKLDAATELRILSPEPDASPQGQILYSKKQNHESIVFVLQMTGATFLFTGDMDEAAEYRVLEELAGESRTSNLANRISSIFIDVMKIAHHGSKTSTSAEWLEYWRPAAAVISAGASNSYGHPHPSVVERIASSGSRIYRTDQHGEVQMEVENGRIRVRYKLVSPW from the coding sequence ATGAAGGAAGAACCTCGTCTGCTGCGGCAGATGGGGTTCTTTTTTTGTGATGAGGAAGCTGGCAAGGCTTGGAACAAGTCTTTTTTAGAGAGGAGCTCGATGATGCGCCACAGGCCTTTAGTAATGGCAGTATGCAGTTGGATTGCCGGCAGCGCTCTGGCTTATTTGCACGAAGGTTCGGCCTTTTGGCTGTTTTGGGCGGGGACATGGCTTGTCCTGCCCTTGCTGGGCTTGATTTCCCGCTGCCCGTGGAAAAAGCTGCTTATATACGTACTGATGTTCTCGCTTGGGGCTGCTTATTGGTCGTACCATGATGGGAGAAATGTGAGCAGGCTGTCCGAGTGGTTGGCCGCAAGCGACTTGGGTACAGCTGCTGTCTCCGAATCAGGACAGACACAGGTGCAAGTTCGGGGAATGCTGCTGTCTCCAGTGGAAGTGGACGGCGACCGCGCGGATTTTACGCTTCGGATTGAATCGGTATCCTTTACGGGTCTGCAATCAGCTGTGAGATCTGAGGACGCGGGCGGTGAGAAGCTGAACGTGCAGCTGCGGCTGGCATCTATAGAGGAAGCTGCGGCCGCAAGTGGGTGGCGAAGAGGCCAGCGGCTTGAGCTGGAAGGCACATTGGAGAGGCCGAACGAGGCCCGTAATTTTGGCGGCTTCGACTATCGCAAGTATTTGCGGACGCAAAGGGTCCATTGGCTTCTCAAAGCGGCAGGCATTTCCTCCGTGAAGGTAGAGGCGGACGCCAAGATCAGCCCGTCTATGCTGCTCGGGAAGGTTGACGCTGCCCGAGGGGGGCTTGGCGAACGCATCGAGCGGCTGTTCCCGGACTGGCAGGCGGGTTATATGAAAGGACTATTGATCGGCCTGGCCAGCGAGCTGGAGCCCGAGAAGTACGCGCAGTTCTCCCAGCTTGGACTGACGCACATTCTGGCTATATCCGGCAGTCATGTCGCGATTAATGTAAGCTTGATTTTCGGAGTGCTGCGCCTGTGCCGGGTGACCAGAGAAAGTGCCTACCGGATCGTGTTCTTATTCATCCCCGTGTATGTGCTGATTACGGGATTTTCCCCTTCCGTGATCCGCTCGGGATTAATGACGATGATCGGGATCTATTTATTGCGGCGCGGCATCCTGAAGGACGGACTGAATGTCCTGTCCGCGGCCGCTCTATTGATGCTGTTATGGGAACCTTACTACATGCTGAACGTGAGCTTTCAGCTCTCTTTTATCGTGACGGCGGGGTTGATCGTATTCGTTCCCTTGCTCATGCCCTATCTGCGGTGGCTGCCCGCCAAGGCCGCCGGAGCCGCTGCGATAACGGTCGCTGCGCAACTCGTTTCCTTTCCGCTGACTATTTATTATTTCAACCAATTTTCGCTTCTATCTTTGGCAGCTAATATGCTGCTTGTCCCGATCATCGGGATGATCGCTCTGCCCGGCGGCACGGCGGCCCTGCTGTTAAGCGCATTGTGGCTGCCTCTTGGGGAATGGATCGCTTATCCGGTCCGGCTCCTGAACACGGCAACGTTCATCGTGACAGAATGGCTGAATGCGCGCAGCGGATTCATGACTTACTGGAAATCTCCTTCGTTAATGTGGATGGCCATATTCTATGCCGCTTGTTATTTGCTGCTGTATTTTAGGCACCGCAGCCGCGTTGTTCGTCAGGCTGACTTGGAAGGAAGCGATGACACGCAGCCGCTAGATCCACTAGCGAAGCAGCGGGCTTGGAGAGGCCGCCGCGGCGGTAAGTGGCTGAACGTGGCCAAGCTCCGCCCCGAACACCTGCTGCAAGTAGGGCTTGCTGGCTTGCTGCTCGTCCAATTATATTTAGGATATCAGCCTATGAATATGAAGGGCAAAGGACATGTCCAGTTTATCGATGTGGGACAAGGGGATTGCGCTTTGATTACTACGCCGGAAGGCCGGAATATTCTTGTGGACGGGGGAGGCACCGTTTCGTTCCGCAAACCGGAGGAGGCTTGGCGAAATCGTCGCGAGCCCTTTGAAGTAGGGGCCAAGACCGTTGTTCCTTTGTTGAAAAAACGCGGGATCAACCGGCTCGATGCGGTCATTCTAACGCATGGCGATCAGGATCATGCTGGAGGCTTGCAGGCGGTGCTCGAACAGTTTCCGGTGGACGCGCTGCTGATCAATGGATCGCTTAGCGATTCAAGTACGATCGCCAAGCTGATGGATACGGCGCTTCATAAGGGAATGCCGATTTATGCCGCCAGGCAAGGAATGGGGCTAAAGCTTGATGCAGCGACCGAGCTGCGGATTTTGTCACCCGAACCGGATGCATCTCCTCAGGGGCAGATTCTCTACAGTAAAAAGCAGAATCATGAATCGATCGTCTTTGTACTGCAGATGACTGGCGCGACGTTTCTATTTACGGGAGACATGGACGAAGCGGCGGAGTATCGGGTTCTGGAGGAGCTTGCCGGGGAGAGCCGAACTAGCAATCTAGCAAACCGTATATCTTCTATATTTATAGATGTAATGAAAATCGCCCATCACGGCAGCAAAACATCGACATCCGCGGAATGGCTTGAATACTGGCGTCCTGCAGCGGCTGTCATATCAGCCGGGGCTTCGAACAGCTACGGTCACCCGCATCCGTCCGTCGTAGAACGGATCGCCTCTTCGGGCAGCCGGATTTACCGCACGGATCAGCACGGCGAGGTGCAAATGGAAGTGGAAAACGGCCGTATTCGCGTGCGGTACAAGTTGGTTTCCCCGTGGTGA
- the comER gene encoding late competence protein ComER, translating to MKVAFIGTGSMGSLLIEAFLRSGALYPHNLHVSNRSKSKAEMLALRHPGLHVAASNAEAALGSDIVFICVKPHHFPEVIAEIRSVLLETQLLISITSPVLISVLEEQVPAKIAKIIPSITHSVHSGASLCIYGERVQPEDRLLLEQLMSSISRPTPIKESETRIASDISSCGPAFVSFIVQQWAKAAAQMTGISMPEALSLSAEMLLGTGRLLTEGGLTPEQLQRRVAVPGGVTAEGLAILEERLEGVFLSLIEATQRKHEADLAKLAALFDAVKPAANSSVSPDHGDLESDRPEML from the coding sequence ATGAAAGTCGCTTTCATCGGAACGGGATCGATGGGAAGCCTGCTCATTGAGGCTTTCCTGCGTTCCGGTGCACTGTACCCGCATAACCTGCATGTCAGCAACCGAAGCAAATCCAAAGCGGAAATGCTGGCTTTGCGGCATCCCGGCCTTCACGTCGCGGCCAGCAATGCCGAGGCTGCCCTAGGAAGCGATATCGTATTTATTTGCGTAAAGCCCCATCACTTCCCAGAGGTTATCGCGGAAATTCGCAGTGTACTCCTCGAGACGCAACTGCTCATCTCCATTACAAGCCCTGTGCTGATCTCCGTGCTGGAAGAGCAGGTCCCTGCCAAAATCGCCAAAATCATCCCCAGCATAACTCATTCCGTACATAGCGGCGCCTCGCTCTGCATTTATGGGGAGCGGGTTCAGCCGGAGGACCGGCTGCTGCTGGAGCAGCTCATGTCCTCGATTAGCAGGCCGACCCCAATCAAAGAGTCGGAGACGAGAATCGCCTCCGACATATCAAGCTGCGGCCCTGCCTTCGTGAGCTTCATTGTACAGCAATGGGCCAAAGCGGCAGCACAAATGACCGGTATCAGCATGCCGGAAGCGCTAAGCCTCAGCGCGGAAATGCTGCTCGGTACAGGCCGGCTCTTAACGGAAGGCGGCCTGACGCCAGAGCAACTGCAGCGCCGCGTTGCCGTTCCCGGCGGCGTCACTGCCGAAGGACTCGCTATATTGGAGGAGCGCCTTGAGGGCGTATTCCTAAGTCTGATTGAGGCGACGCAGCGGAAGCACGAGGCTGATCTGGCCAAGCTGGCCGCTCTTTTCGACGCCGTCAAACCTGCCGCAAACAGCTCTGTCAGCCCTGACCATGGTGATTTAGAGTCAGACAGACCTGAAATGCTCTAG
- a CDS encoding ComEA family DNA-binding protein — protein MKLKREYVMTAVVSAVLGAGLMLFAVGGSRPAGIEGWAPVNREVAAAMAGDSGQGGASAAAAQAEAAPAQAAAGQGNLAAGSSAAVPDSADSLNPGPDGAGQAGLLEQSAAPAVPLASDSSAAAVPLQPSAEPSPQDGLVSINTANSSQLQTIPGIGEKKAQAIIDYRNQHGSFNSLSDLKKVKGIGEKVFQKLKPYIKL, from the coding sequence ATGAAATTGAAACGGGAGTACGTAATGACAGCGGTCGTATCAGCTGTGCTCGGGGCTGGTCTGATGCTGTTTGCCGTTGGCGGGAGCCGTCCTGCCGGCATTGAAGGCTGGGCACCGGTAAACCGCGAGGTTGCTGCCGCGATGGCCGGCGATAGCGGGCAGGGGGGAGCTTCGGCGGCTGCGGCACAAGCAGAGGCAGCCCCGGCTCAGGCCGCGGCAGGCCAGGGCAACCTGGCTGCGGGCAGCAGTGCTGCCGTGCCGGATTCGGCGGATAGCCTGAATCCTGGCCCGGATGGAGCCGGGCAGGCGGGCTTGCTTGAGCAAAGCGCCGCCCCTGCTGTGCCGCTGGCATCTGACAGCAGCGCAGCCGCGGTACCGCTGCAGCCGTCTGCCGAGCCCTCGCCGCAGGACGGGCTGGTGAGCATAAACACAGCGAACAGTTCGCAGCTTCAAACCATTCCGGGCATTGGCGAGAAGAAGGCGCAGGCGATCATAGACTACCGGAATCAACACGGCTCTTTTAATTCCTTGAGTGATTTGAAGAAGGTGAAGGGCATCGGGGAGAAAGTGTTCCAGAAATTAAAGCCTTATATCAAACTGTAA
- the leuS gene encoding leucine--tRNA ligase: protein MSNNNQSHDVYRAQAIEPKWQAYWDEHQTFKTTEEPGKPKFYALDMFPYPSGAGLHVGHPEGYTATDIVSRYKRMRGYNVLHPMGWDAFGLPAEQHALDTGEHPRDITVKNINNFRRQIKSLGFSYDWDREISTTDPEYYKWTQWIFIQLYKKGLAYVAEVPVNWCPALGTVLANEEVIDGKSERGGHPVIRKPMRQWVLKITEYAERLLEDLEELDWSESIKDMQRNWIGKSEGAEVVFQIEGSDETLTVFTTRPDTLFGASYAVLAPEHELVEIITTEAQRAAVSDYREQAARKSDLERTDLAKEKTGVFTGAYAINPVSGEKLPVWIADYVLAGYGTGAIMAVPGHDERDYEFAKQFDLPIIEVVEGGNIAEGAYSGDGAHVNSDFLNGLRNEEAIKKMIAWLEENGKGRGKVSYRLRDWLFSRQRYWGEPIPILHLEDGTMKPVPEDQLPVLLPEVDHIEPSGTGESPLANVTEWVNTTDPETGLPARRETNTMPQWAGSCWYYLRYIDPHNDKELCSKEKQEEWLPVDLYIGGAEHAVLHLLYARFWHKVLYDLGVVSTKEPFHKLVNQGMILGTNNEKMSKSRGNVINPDVIVNEYGADTLRVYEMFMGPLEATKPWNTSGVEGTHRFLSRIWRLFVAEDGSLNAKINDSEGADDFKRTWHKTIKKVTEDFEALRFNTAISQLMIFVNEAYKTDVIPKAAAANFVQMLSPLAPHLAEELWERLGHNESVTYEPWPVYDEAWTVDSEVEIVVQVNGKIVDRTKVAKDLDQAAMQEHSMALPNVKQAIEGKAVRKVIAVPGKLVNIVVG from the coding sequence ATGAGCAATAACAATCAATCTCACGATGTATACCGTGCCCAGGCGATTGAGCCGAAATGGCAGGCATACTGGGATGAGCATCAAACATTCAAAACTACGGAGGAGCCGGGCAAACCGAAATTTTATGCGCTGGATATGTTCCCCTATCCATCGGGGGCAGGCCTTCACGTAGGCCATCCGGAGGGATATACGGCGACGGATATCGTCTCGCGGTACAAGCGGATGCGCGGCTATAACGTGCTTCACCCGATGGGCTGGGACGCATTCGGCCTGCCTGCGGAGCAGCATGCCCTTGATACTGGCGAGCATCCGCGCGACATTACGGTCAAGAACATCAACAACTTCCGGCGCCAGATTAAGTCGCTTGGCTTCTCCTACGACTGGGATCGGGAGATCAGCACGACGGATCCGGAATATTATAAATGGACGCAATGGATCTTTATCCAGCTCTACAAGAAAGGTCTCGCTTACGTGGCTGAGGTGCCTGTCAACTGGTGCCCGGCGCTCGGAACCGTCCTGGCTAATGAAGAGGTTATCGACGGCAAGAGTGAACGCGGGGGCCACCCTGTTATCCGCAAGCCGATGCGGCAATGGGTACTGAAGATTACCGAATACGCCGAGCGACTGCTGGAGGATCTGGAGGAGCTCGACTGGTCGGAGAGCATCAAGGATATGCAGCGCAACTGGATCGGCAAGTCCGAAGGGGCTGAGGTCGTATTCCAGATCGAGGGAAGCGATGAGACATTGACGGTATTCACGACACGTCCAGACACTTTGTTTGGAGCGAGCTATGCCGTGCTTGCGCCAGAGCATGAGCTGGTGGAGATAATTACGACAGAAGCCCAGCGTGCCGCAGTGTCAGACTACCGGGAGCAGGCTGCCCGCAAGAGCGATCTGGAGCGTACGGATCTGGCGAAAGAAAAAACCGGTGTCTTTACCGGAGCCTATGCGATCAATCCGGTGAGCGGCGAGAAACTGCCGGTATGGATTGCGGATTATGTGCTGGCTGGTTATGGAACAGGCGCGATTATGGCTGTTCCTGGACACGACGAGCGCGACTATGAATTCGCAAAGCAGTTCGATCTGCCGATTATCGAGGTTGTCGAGGGCGGAAATATTGCGGAAGGAGCTTATTCAGGGGATGGCGCGCACGTCAATTCCGATTTCCTGAACGGTCTGCGCAACGAAGAAGCGATTAAGAAGATGATCGCTTGGCTGGAGGAGAACGGCAAAGGCCGCGGGAAAGTAAGCTACCGCCTGCGCGATTGGCTGTTCAGCCGCCAGCGCTATTGGGGGGAGCCGATTCCGATCCTGCATCTCGAGGACGGCACGATGAAGCCGGTGCCGGAAGATCAACTGCCGGTGCTTCTGCCGGAGGTTGATCATATCGAGCCTTCCGGTACGGGGGAGTCGCCGCTCGCTAACGTCACGGAGTGGGTAAATACAACAGATCCAGAGACGGGCCTTCCGGCGCGCCGCGAGACAAATACGATGCCGCAATGGGCAGGAAGCTGCTGGTATTATTTGCGGTACATTGATCCGCACAATGATAAGGAGCTGTGCTCCAAGGAGAAGCAGGAAGAGTGGCTGCCGGTTGACCTGTACATCGGCGGAGCCGAGCACGCGGTGCTACATTTGCTCTACGCCCGTTTTTGGCACAAGGTTCTATATGATCTGGGCGTTGTGTCTACGAAGGAGCCGTTCCACAAGCTGGTCAACCAAGGAATGATCCTCGGTACGAACAACGAGAAGATGAGTAAGTCCCGCGGCAACGTCATCAACCCGGACGTGATCGTGAACGAATACGGTGCTGATACGCTGCGCGTCTATGAGATGTTCATGGGTCCGCTGGAGGCGACCAAGCCATGGAATACAAGCGGAGTAGAAGGAACGCATCGGTTCCTGTCCCGGATCTGGCGCCTGTTCGTCGCCGAGGATGGCAGCCTGAACGCAAAAATCAACGATAGCGAAGGCGCGGATGATTTCAAACGCACTTGGCATAAAACGATCAAGAAAGTGACTGAAGATTTCGAGGCACTGCGCTTCAATACGGCGATCAGCCAGCTGATGATCTTCGTAAATGAGGCCTATAAAACCGACGTTATTCCGAAAGCCGCTGCGGCGAATTTCGTGCAAATGCTGTCCCCGCTGGCTCCGCATTTGGCGGAAGAGCTGTGGGAGCGCCTTGGCCATAACGAGAGCGTCACTTATGAGCCATGGCCGGTATATGACGAGGCTTGGACAGTCGATTCCGAGGTGGAAATCGTCGTGCAGGTGAACGGCAAAATCGTGGACCGCACCAAAGTAGCCAAGGATCTTGATCAGGCAGCGATGCAGGAACACAGTATGGCTTTGCCGAATGTGAAACAGGCTATTGAAGGAAAGGCTGTTCGCAAAGTTATCGCGGTTCCGGGCAAGCTCGTCAATATCGTGGTCGGCTAG
- a CDS encoding cytidine/deoxycytidylate deaminase family protein, translating into MSPDTRKDWDTYFMDIAYMVSTRSRCNRRHVGAVLVQGKKLLGTAYNGAPSGVPDCSEAGCMIAEEYEMVTVDGQEQMVKKQRCVRTIHAEQNLLLFTDRIDREGSSVYVTDEPCWTCANMLANSGITEIIYHRPYPKDTGKVSAMMAQKGITFRRLESYQPPKETDGRVED; encoded by the coding sequence ATGAGTCCAGATACACGCAAAGATTGGGATACGTATTTTATGGATATCGCATACATGGTATCCACGAGATCGCGCTGCAACCGGCGGCATGTGGGCGCCGTGCTTGTCCAGGGGAAGAAGCTGCTCGGAACGGCCTATAACGGCGCCCCGTCGGGAGTGCCTGACTGCTCGGAAGCGGGCTGCATGATCGCCGAGGAATACGAAATGGTGACGGTGGACGGTCAGGAACAGATGGTCAAGAAGCAGCGCTGCGTCCGCACGATCCATGCGGAGCAGAACCTGCTGCTGTTCACGGACCGGATCGACCGGGAGGGCTCCAGCGTCTATGTGACCGACGAGCCGTGCTGGACGTGCGCCAATATGCTGGCGAACAGCGGGATCACGGAAATTATTTATCACCGTCCTTATCCGAAGGACACGGGCAAGGTTTCGGCGATGATGGCCCAGAAGGGGATTACCTTCCGGCGCCTGGAATCATATCAGCCTCCGAAGGAAACGGATGGACGGGTTGAGGATTAG
- a CDS encoding zf-HC2 domain-containing protein, translating to MKCAEVVEWMHRYIDHDLNDEETSLLFEHIRECSDCAEEFELLNELSAKLSELPDVTPRFSLVDRILPQLDEIDRARLEEGSAVEDDGILGSVAASAAASPSSLRSRSDSKAAQRSRRFRTGIFGTVAAAVILGIFITQYEPRTIPNAELSTANDSAESLNQPFSGDPFAAQSSEEAENQASPETAEHPGAAQKASPDSAGDADSLTGDGQSSSPGASAPEKRADLKNDGGNKDTSSGADADANMGFGGGAGRPTADYSGGADSRSVQHNGAAEGDLDEGAPAAGSPANHGDVADQRMEMAPMAPDMQGSPPDRQAPTTPYGIAAIPEEWGSPDGAYQAVLMGNHLSIYEVNAEEYVLVKEEQVSGTWLKGEWSGDSTNFTYETDVDGSVVKHTVQVKAAADAENSSQNK from the coding sequence ATGAAGTGCGCGGAGGTGGTGGAATGGATGCACCGGTATATCGACCATGATTTAAATGACGAGGAAACCTCTTTGCTGTTCGAGCATATTCGTGAATGCAGTGATTGTGCCGAGGAATTTGAGCTTCTGAACGAGTTGTCGGCAAAACTCAGCGAGCTTCCGGATGTAACCCCGCGCTTTAGCCTTGTTGACCGGATCTTGCCGCAGTTGGATGAGATTGACCGGGCCCGCCTTGAAGAGGGGAGTGCAGTGGAGGACGATGGCATTCTCGGATCGGTAGCCGCGTCGGCAGCGGCCAGCCCGAGCAGCCTGCGCAGCAGAAGCGATAGCAAGGCGGCGCAGCGCAGCCGCAGATTCCGGACGGGAATTTTCGGCACGGTTGCAGCGGCGGTCATATTGGGTATTTTCATCACGCAATATGAGCCGCGAACGATTCCCAATGCGGAATTATCGACGGCTAACGATAGCGCGGAATCCTTGAATCAACCATTTTCAGGCGATCCGTTTGCGGCGCAAAGCTCGGAGGAAGCCGAGAACCAAGCTTCCCCAGAAACGGCCGAGCATCCAGGTGCAGCTCAAAAAGCAAGCCCGGACAGTGCAGGAGATGCGGACTCCCTTACCGGTGACGGTCAGTCCTCATCGCCAGGAGCTTCTGCTCCAGAGAAGAGAGCCGATTTGAAGAACGATGGGGGAAATAAGGATACTTCCTCCGGAGCCGACGCAGATGCAAATATGGGATTCGGCGGGGGCGCCGGTCGTCCGACGGCTGATTATTCGGGCGGCGCTGACAGTCGCTCAGTTCAACATAACGGAGCAGCCGAGGGGGATCTGGACGAAGGAGCGCCGGCTGCAGGCAGTCCTGCGAATCACGGGGATGTGGCTGATCAGCGGATGGAAATGGCTCCAATGGCACCTGACATGCAGGGGTCTCCGCCAGACCGGCAAGCTCCGACTACTCCATACGGCATTGCTGCTATACCGGAAGAATGGGGTTCTCCAGATGGAGCGTACCAGGCTGTCCTGATGGGGAATCATCTGTCCATTTACGAGGTTAATGCTGAGGAGTACGTCCTCGTGAAGGAAGAACAGGTTAGCGGCACATGGCTTAAAGGAGAATGGTCCGGCGACAGCACGAATTTTACCTATGAGACGGATGTGGACGGCAGCGTTGTAAAGCATACCGTACAGGTTAAAGCGGCGGCGGATGCGGAAAATTCTTCCCAAAATAAATAA